In Humulus lupulus chromosome 7, drHumLupu1.1, whole genome shotgun sequence, the following are encoded in one genomic region:
- the LOC133792300 gene encoding glycinol 4-dimethylallyltransferase-like, producing MKALGLYLYFGEIENLKLFARIVISECLLHNLMLGISDITIAISVSSIPFQGSVRLLADVNFTKNVIHQFSEKIDSCIDNRPVCSCYGYRMKILSFSPSEPHEQLQDNNHVVYPEEKMMSYPFKKLLSNLFDLVVLEIRALAFVLVLHQLNASSNAAYNVSRFIAWNVREKHCCAGLQPSSLKHCIETSISYQRPNKIFLVNAADGQPLESEPKNVLNSVKDSLDAFYRFSRPHTVIGTALSIVSVSLLAVEKLTDFSPLFFAGMLEAVAAALLMNIYIVGLNQLYDIDIDKVNKPYLPLASGEYSIQTGVMIVASFSVLSFGLGWIAGSWPLFWALFISFALGTAYSINVSLSNLRIFHIQCLISEYFEIYT from the exons ATGAAAGCTTTGggactttatttatattttggGGAGATTGAAAATTTGAAACTGTTTGCTCGGATAGTTATTTCAGAGTGTTTACTACATAATTTGATGTTGG GCATATCTGATATTACTATAGCCATATCTGTTTCAAGCATTCCTTTTCAAGGTTCTGTTAG ATTGTTGGCTGATGTGAATTTTACT AAAAACGTAATTCATCAATTTTCTGAAAAAATTGATTCTTGTATTGATAATCGCCCTGTTTGTTCTTGTTATGGCTATAGGATGAAGATCTTATCTTTTTCACCCTCGGAACCTCATGAACAGCTGCAAGACAATAATCATGTTGTATATCCAGAGGAGAAGATGA TGTCTTATCCTTTTAAGAAACTTCTGTCGAATCTATTCGATTTGGTTGTGCTGGAAATCAG GGCATTGGCATTTGTGCTTGTGCTGCATCAACTG AATGCAAGTTCAAATGCGGCATACAATGTATCAAGGTTTATAGCTTGGAATGTGAGAGAAAAACATTGCTGTGCTGGGTTACAACCCAGTTCATTGAAGCATTGCATTGAAACATCTATATCCTACCAGAGACCAAATAAAATATTCCTGGTTAATGCTGCTGATGGACAACCTCTTGAATCGGAGCCAAAAAATGTTTTGAACTCCGTTAAAGATTCCTTGGATGCTTTCTATAGGTTTTCTCGGCCACATACAGTCATAGGCACG GCATTGAGCATAGTCTCAGTTTCCCTACTTGCAGTCGAGAAGCTTACAGACTTTTCACCATTATTTTTTGCTGGGATGTTGGAG GCTGTTGCAGCTGCCCTCTTAATGAACATTTACATTGTTGGTTTGAATCAGTTGTATGATATTGATATAGACAAG GTTAACAAGCCATATCTTCCGTTGGCGTCAGGGGAATATTCAATTCAAACTGGTGTCATGATTGTCGCATCCTTTTCTGTTCTG AGTTTTGGCCTTGGATGGATTGCTGGGTCATGGCCATTATTTTGGGCCCTATTCATCAGTTTTGCATTGGGAACTGCTTATTCAATCAATGTGAGTTTGTCTAATCTCAGAATTTTTCATATACAATGCCTTATCAGCgaatattttgaaatatatactTAG